The genomic region GTCAGATCCGACGCGACACGAGGCTCCGGAAGAGCATCAAGACGGGGATGATCTCCAACCGCCCCACCCACATGTTGAAGCAGAGGACGAGTTTGGCCAGAAGTGGCATCCCAGGGTTGGTGATCCCCACCGACAGGCCGACGTTCCCTTGGGCCGAGGCGACCTCGAACAGGAGGTCAGCGAGTCGGAACCCGGGGACGAACCATCCCACGAGGAGCACCCCCATGAAGAGGAACGCCATCCACAGCATGGCCAGCACCCCCGCTTCGCTGATGCGGCGGTACGCGGTGAGCTCAGGCAGGGCTTGATGCCCTATCCGCAGCGGGATCAGTGCGTCGGGGGAGCGCGCCAAACGTTTGAGTTGCCAGCTTGCCCCGCGCACGAGGAACAGGAACCGCATCACCTTGATCCCGCCCGCGGTGGAGCCCGCTGCCCCGCCGATCACCATTCCCACGGTCAGAACAAGCTTTGCGATGTCCGACCACCCGTCGAGGGGGACGGTTTGGAAGCCGGTGCAGGTCAAGGCAGAGGCGAACTGGAACGTCCCCTCGCGGAATGCTGTGCCCATGGGGGCGCGCCCTAGCTGCATCCCCCCCACCAGAAGCGCTCCCCCCGCGGTCAGGAGCAAGAGCGCCCGCGTCTGGACGTCGGAGGAGAGGACCCGCGGGCCGTGCTGCAACACGTGGTAGTGGACGACGAAGCTGATCGCCCCCAGGAGCATGGCGAGGATCACGACGATCTCGATCGCCACGGAGTGGTAGTGCCCGATTCCGTCTGGCCAGATCGAGAACCCGCCGGTAGCGATGCCGGTCATGCCGTGGTTCACCGCGTCCCAGAGGGGCATCCCTGCCCCCCACAGGCCCGCGATGGCGAGGAACGTGTAGAGGAGGAAGATCCACCACATCGTGCGCACGGTGGAGATCACCGAGGGATGGATCTTCTCTCCGTGGGCTTCGGCGAAGTACAGGTTGGCGGCGGTCATCCCGGGGCCCGCGATGAGGGTGATCATGAGGACGATCACCCCCATCCCCCCCACCCATTCTGTGAACGACCGCCACCATTGGAGGGTCCGGGGGAGGAGGTCCGGCCGCAGGGCCATCGTGAGGCCGGTGCCAGTGAATCCGGATACGCTCTCGAAGAACGCGCTCGCTGGGTCGGTGTAGGGGAGGACTCCGCTACCGGGGCCGATGGACACGAGCCACAACGGAAGCGCACCCAGCGTGGCCACGACGAGCCACCCCACCGCAGCGGCGACGAGCCCGTGCTTGAGCTGTGCCTCGGGCGCCCGGCGGAACGGGAGGTAGAGGAGCGCCCAGACCCCGAGGGAAGCGAGGGCGGTCGCCCCCAGCGGCCCCAGGGCGTAGCCTTCCCCGAACACGACCGCCACGGGGAACGACCCCACCGCCATCGCCCCGACCACCAGCGCCAGGAGCCCCACGTCCCGGAGGACGATCGGGAGATCGTTCGTTCTCATGTCTTCTCGTCCACTTGCCCTACCGGCCGGGAGCTGGCCTCAGGGGGCTCGCCCGTCCTCCGCTCCGCGCCCGGTCACAGCCAAAGGAGCTGGAGGAGGATGTGGGCGGTGGCGACCGCGCTGATGCTGAACAGAGCGCCGATCTTCATGAACTCCCCCAGGCGCACCTTGTGCCCCGCCTTCTCCAGGGCCCCGCACGCGAACACGTTCGCCGTCGCCCCGACCGGGGTTAG from Candidatus Bipolaricaulis anaerobius harbors:
- a CDS encoding TrkH family potassium uptake protein — its product is MRTNDLPIVLRDVGLLALVVGAMAVGSFPVAVVFGEGYALGPLGATALASLGVWALLYLPFRRAPEAQLKHGLVAAAVGWLVVATLGALPLWLVSIGPGSGVLPYTDPASAFFESVSGFTGTGLTMALRPDLLPRTLQWWRSFTEWVGGMGVIVLMITLIAGPGMTAANLYFAEAHGEKIHPSVISTVRTMWWIFLLYTFLAIAGLWGAGMPLWDAVNHGMTGIATGGFSIWPDGIGHYHSVAIEIVVILAMLLGAISFVVHYHVLQHGPRVLSSDVQTRALLLLTAGGALLVGGMQLGRAPMGTAFREGTFQFASALTCTGFQTVPLDGWSDIAKLVLTVGMVIGGAAGSTAGGIKVMRFLFLVRGASWQLKRLARSPDALIPLRIGHQALPELTAYRRISEAGVLAMLWMAFLFMGVLLVGWFVPGFRLADLLFEVASAQGNVGLSVGITNPGMPLLAKLVLCFNMWVGRLEIIPVLMLFRSLVSRRI